From the genome of Leguminivora glycinivorella isolate SPB_JAAS2020 chromosome Z, LegGlyc_1.1, whole genome shotgun sequence, one region includes:
- the LOC125241432 gene encoding uncharacterized protein LOC125241432: MNCAKLRLHERGKPRAQTGRAATPGAGDRPRRFCQKRLVNPAHEEDPRWTDLYDRFYCNPSVDAAESTVDNIHTQPDDDLFLTVQNIKFDGDINQTKRPKTCFKYKAIKDGQKHRMFVKQVVKEKEEYIEDSSSLLTCYYFDDYIKYILNPDQNAASSDKSSTCGPNNNARNNTLLQFKSKHRTDVKTCNQINNNLQIKCKETQEVEEGPPDLELAETKVEYHKLGKRKCLTISRTQSPETVQVIRVDVVCHPHPLPHLRAMPLDVPAPDASSKQTHLDNQGAFHSKPITNMKTNHFTNKYLLTNTTKTLDENVSGGAKVTLLCKTFRLSSRNKPNNEKGSIRNNTQV, from the exons ATGAACTGCGCCAAGCTTCGTCTCCACGAGAGAGGGAAGCCTCGGGCCCAGACCGGCAGAGCGGCAACGCCGGGCGCGGGCGACCGGCCGCGGCGGTTCTGCCAGAAGCGCCTGGTCAACCCGGCGCACGAGGAGGACCCGCGCTGGACAGACTTGTACGATAG GTTCTACTGCAATCCAAGCGTAGATGCTGCCGAAAGTACTGTTGACAACATTCACACGCAACCCGATGACGATTTATTTCTCACCGTTCAAAACATTAAATTTGATGGCGATATTAACCAAACAAAACGACCAAAAACTTGTTTCAAATATAAAGCAATCAAGGATGGTCAAAAACATCGAATGTTTGTAAAACAGGTCGTCAAGGAAAAAGAAGAATACATCGAAGACTCCTCGTCGTTGCTCACGTGCTATTACTTCGATGACTACAtcaaatatatacttaatccTGATCAAAATGCAGCTTCGTCTGACAAATCTAGCACATGTGGCCCAAATAATAACGCCAGGAATAATACACTGCTCCAATTCAAATCAAAACATAGAACTGATGTTAAAACATGTAATCAAATTAATAACAATCTGCAAATAAAATGCAAGGAAACGCAGGAAGTCGAAGAAGGGCCGCCCGATCTCGAGTTAGCGGAAACAAAGGTGGAATATCACAAGTTGGGCAAGCGCAAGTGTCTCACGATATCGCGCACGCAGAGCCCGGAGACCGTGCAGGTCATCCGCGTGGACGTGGTGTGCCACCCGCACCCGCTTCCGCACCTACGCGCGATGCCGCTTGACGTGCCAGCACCCGATGCCTCATCAAAACAAACGCACCTTGACAACCAAGGGGCCTTTCACTCCAAACCTATAACTAATATGAAAACCAACCACTTCACTAATAAATATCTGCTAACAAACACGACAAAAACTCTGGATGAAAACGTCTCAGGGGGAGCCAAAGTTACTCTGCTTTGTAAAACATTTCGACTCTCGAGCAGGAATAAACCCAACAACGAGAAAGGTTCCATTAGGAATAATACTCAAGTATAA